Proteins from a single region of Planctomycetota bacterium:
- a CDS encoding Hpt domain-containing protein — protein MNPAINPKVLNDLRALEEQGSPGFLAELIDVFFREFARHLDGLRQAIEDRDARVAERLAHTMKGSSGNLGAEPLSRLCATLQDAAHASDWDTLRSLIPQVEAEYARAGRELQAERHRKA, from the coding sequence GTGAACCCGGCGATTAACCCCAAGGTATTGAACGATTTGCGGGCGCTCGAGGAGCAGGGATCTCCCGGGTTTCTGGCGGAACTTATCGACGTTTTCTTCCGGGAGTTCGCGCGGCATCTCGACGGGCTGCGCCAGGCGATCGAGGACCGGGATGCGCGCGTGGCGGAGCGGCTGGCCCACACCATGAAGGGAAGCAGCGGAAACCTGGGGGCGGAGCCGCTGTCCCGCCTCTGCGCGACCCTCCAGGACGCCGCCCACGCGTCCGACTGGGACACGTTGCGCTCGCTCATCCCCCAGGTGGAAGCCGAATACGCGCGCGCCGGGCGCGAGCTTCAGGCCGAACGCCACCGGAAAGCCTGA